Within the Sylvia atricapilla isolate bSylAtr1 chromosome 10, bSylAtr1.pri, whole genome shotgun sequence genome, the region GGATGGATGCtccacagagccctgtgccaaCCAAAATCCTCTGGATTCGTCGTGTCCTGATGGATTTCATCACGGtggcatttttctttatattttctactactgttttatttctgtgagtgGGAGGAAGTGCATGAGTCACAAACTTTCACGACCATGTAATCTAGGCCAAATTGAGCACTCCTAAAAATGAAACTATTGGGCAGCTTTCAGGAGGGGGAATTTGTGCTACTGCTTCATCAGGAACAGAaacactgcagctccaggctgggaaatgTAAACAAGAATATAGAGTGCTCTcaaccccctccccaaatttcaaaataataataataataataataataataataatttcttgtGGTATAAATTCATTGTAGGTTTGACATTTACAAGGGGAATTTACATATGACTTcttttgataaaaaatattgaattacATCCCATTCTTATTAGTTCTTGAGCCTCTCTTTTGAACTGCAGCAAGAAGGAGATCTCCAAATACCAGTGGGTGGACTGGGAGCCATGGAAGGGCTGCTCTTAAGAAGAATCAATatgaaaagagaggaagaggaacCTGTTTAAAGTTCTTCCCTTTCTAAATTGAAAGGGTTTTGTGGAAAATATTGTATGCAGACTACTTTatcactaggaaaaaaacaatggTTAAACATCTGAGCGTTTCCAGTTATACAGAAAATTCACTTGGAGGTTGCACCACGAATAAGATATTTAGAagttcattaaaatgaaaaacttcatcagaattttaaaaaataatggtaTTTAAACAGCTGTTTCTGTGGGAAAACAGCTGTTTCTCAGGTGTAAATTTGAGCTAATGCTCTTTAGGGTTTGTATTTTatgaaattaagaaattctCTTCTGTTCCTGCAAGGAAAGGTCGAGGACACAGGTGGTGGCCAGAGGTGTCTGGGAAAGCAGAGAACTGCAGCTTTCAATTTTATATtcttatataaaataattttacattcaATTTTATATTCTTATAGAATTGTATCACATCAGCAACTGTGATCACATAATGCCCAATTTCTACCAACACTTCATATTCTTGGGGACAGGATCTCCCAAATCCCAACACTGAATTTCTAACTGCATTTCCCCACCActgccttcccctgcagctGATTGAAAACAGAATTCAACACCATATTGAGCTCCCTTCAAAAACGTGGTGTTAGCTaacctctgctgctccacatttcctcttgcctttgcctcctccctggagcagccaaCCTCTGGCGTTggggagaaaattaaaatgtgttttgaaaggTTTCCATTCCTTCTGCAAAACTTCTCAGCATCACTTCAGATTAGTGTTCCAGAACCACCTGGAAAAATGGGGTTTGCAGACCTTCCCAACTCCCATTCCTGCCTCCTGAGGATGAAACAAGGACTAAGctgtggaaaagcagcatgGAAGAAGAGCGGCCCTTAATAAAGGGGGTTAATTAATGTGAGTGAACATTAATTAGAATTTCTCAGTGCCATTTGAAACCATGTGTTGCATGCCTGTAAAATACCTCCTCTGTGAAGTGCCTGGCTTTACATATGAGCCTGCCTCAGACACAACTCAGGATGAGTCCGTGTGTGCCCTTCCTTCACTTCTCTGTTCACAGATTTGTTCTTCCCCTGCAAGTCTCTCAGACATTTCCTTCTGCCATATTtcaatctctctttttttctttcctctttggaCATTTCTTGGTCTCACCTGATATCTTGTAGCACTTACATTTCcctcttttgcttttccattttccttacTTCCcaacaaatattaaattatttccatcCGGGCTTCTCACACCCACTCCCAAATTTGAGGTGACAATCACATCATGGTTTTATTTCACTCTTGAAAcgtttttttctcttcatgcctctcctttccccagaATGTGTCTGTGGACTCTTTTCCAGGCTCTTGGGAACCAGGGAACCCTGTCCAGTTCAGGCTCTTCAACCTCTCTCAGTTATGAGGAAACACATGTGGATGAGCCACAGCCACATCCAAGATTGGATCCATGGAATGTCtaaattaggttggaaaagacctcctGAATCTTTGAGTCCAGCTGCtgacccagcacagccaaggccaCCTCtttgtccccaggtgccacatccacgtggATTTTAAATCCCTCAGGGAACAGGGACTgcaccacagctctgggcagaTTTCACCAGGGCAGGACATccctttccatgaaaattttttcctaatatccaacctaaactccagctgcctgccagggagttgtgcagaaccacagggtcccccctgatcccccttttctccaggctcagcccctttcccagctccttcagcccctcctggggctccagacccttccccagctccatttcttcctccagacactctccagcccctcagatCTCCCTCTTTTCCAGGGCTCAGGAGTTCACCCTGCTCAGCCCCGTGAATCACCACGGATAGTTTTGATCCCACAGCCTTTGACAACTGAATATgagctttccctgctccacAAAGCCCTGCCAGTGTTCCCTCCCAGGCAATCCTCTGCGTTTCAGCTTTAGGTTTTACTTTCATTCTCACTCAAAGACTCCTACAATATTTGGACATTTCCTTCAGAGATGTTCTCATCTCCTGTTTGAAAATAATGGTTTGACTCATTCTGTTGGAGGGAGTAAAATCCATGTGGACAGAATTGTGTTTGCTCCACATATGGAAAGGAACGAGACATCTTCTTGCaataattttcaatatttgtGATACAATTAAACCAATCTCAACAATTTGTATATTCCAGACTTATTTTCAAAAGACATCTGAATCAAATACTCCTGTTTTCAGGTTTGAAATTCAATGACAGCTTGCaagctggagagagaagagagaaatgccTGCCAAGGTGAGTCTCTGGTTGCTGATATTTTCCATGATCCACTGTTCCctattaatttgctttaaagGTGTTTCCATTACTGTTTCTGAATATAACAACGGATGTAAACTCTGGTAAAGATGATGAGTCACTTCTAAGAGCTCAGAactgaagatggaaaaataggagtaaattttcttaaaaattaaactttttttccccccttttttctcaAGATTATaatttctgcaatttctttGCATGGCTCAGAAGTAATTCACATGAAAGACAGTGAATAAGATAGTAAATGTGTCCTTTTAGTCGTAATGAAAGCTTTGATTTTCCCTAACATGGGAAAAAAGTCTTTCCAtatacatttttgtatttttgggAACCTCTCTCCTGCTTTGTTCATActcctattttttcttttttctttaatcaagAAATCTTTTCTTCTGGATTCTTGACTcgatcagaaaaaaatcacatgttaagatgtaaaattaatttttctggaaGGTTGTGAgatcccaggagcagcagccttaGGGAAAAACTCCTCTTGTCACCCTGAGCTCTGGAGCATTTGAAGACCCCGTGAGGATCAAAGTGACTCCAACCCAAAAACTTTCCTCTATCCCTGTGAACACGAGCGAATCTCTGGCAGAAATACAGCCCACAGTAAATTTCTTCCCTTGAAATGGCTCAGAGGGACATAAAATTTCCAACTTCCTGAAGTACAAGGGAATTAAAAGCGGCtggagttttttatttttatttttttttccccagtataTTCAGTCCTTCCCATACCCAGAGTATATAGGTCCCCAAGTTCAAGTGCTGCCTGGACTCTATATGAGGctgttggttttgttctcaCTGCTCTGAAAACGACTCTCCATAAACAGGTTGTGAGAGGTTGGTaacaaaagcactgaaatttATTATGTGTCTACCAGTGGAACATCATGGAAAGGCAATAATAACCAGACAAAGTGCTTCACAGCTTTAGTGGGACAATCAAAGCCTCACAAATTCCCCCTAAAACACaggaggaaatatttcaaaggcTTCACTTTATAGAAAAAGCTGCAAAGATTTGTTTCAGCAGTTGTAAAACTGGCAGGGAGACAAGTTTTGCCCGTTTCCTTTTATCCGAAACATTTTTCAcaaagccttaaaaaaatattatctttgtGTGCTCCATTATATTCTTGCTTGAGTTTTCAGCTCATCTGATTTGTCTGGCTCTTGTCACTTTGCATCTCTCATCACTGAAGAACACATTTCCCAAATCTAATGGATGAAGGAATGGAAAAGGCGCCCACGGATTTGGGATCCCATCTAGTTTTTAaggataaataaaatttctccttcccagagctggcagagcatcCTGAGGCTTGGGATTTGTGGGACCTGTTAGTGTCACCTGCCTGCTTTCAAAAGCTTTCTGAAGAATTGCAAAAGTGTGGCAGAAAAAggaacttatttttttttttatttaaatgtaaaatttgtatttatattttttcatgaaTGCGGCTTAAGATCAAGCGTGCTGAGAAGAATTCAGGAAAAGGCCACTGAAAATCAACaatattgttaaaataaatgttatttccaCACAAACAATCATACCAGGCCTGATCCAGCCCTTTTCATGTCATCACACTTCAGTTTCCTGCTGAATCCAATCTGCCCTTCTCTCTTTGTCTGAGATAATATctggtattttatttaatgattttgaGGCTATGAATTGATATTCAACTGCCAATACTCCTAAATGCAAGAATAATCTGAGGAGACCCCAGGCAAAGGTGAAGGGAGGAATTCAACCTCAAAGTGTAAATCAAGAACTTCGATTTTGGAATCTGTTCTTCCTTATaacccaaatattttattaggcTTGATTTATTCAGAGAGCAGGAGTAATAAGTCTCTTTCTTCCCTTGCTGGTAGAACAAGggtttttcagggtttgatGAAAAAGGGTTTGCTCTTTCAAAGCttaaatgtatgaaaaataaaagtattttctggaaTATCTTGGCAGATTCCTAAAAATGACACTGTTCTGTGGGATCCAGAAGAGAAATTTTGGAGTCCAACAGCATCCAAGGCTCACAGGAGAAATCTCTGCTCCTGTCTCCTACTGAATCCTCTACATCTCCATTCCCTGttgctattaaaaaatacaaacatatgtaatttttcaggaaaaacagtCAGTAATTACTGATGTCTATTTTTTGCCAGGGTGTGAAATGGGAAGTTCCCAGAGGTTTGGAAAACTGCACCCACTCCTGCTGGGGATGGTGGTGGACTGGGAAAGCCTTGGGCTGGCTGATGGTGTCCTTTTAGTtactgagaaatgcagaaatccaGGATTTCACACTCTTGGGATGCTTTGAAGGAGCCACTTTCTGTCCCTAAAcatcttttcttttgtccttaCATGACATTAAGGACTTCtcacaagttttcttttcttttatcccTCCAGTTGTCTCTCCCATCCCTCTGTGAGGGAAGAGGACAGCAGTTTTTTTGGGGTttagctgctggctggggttaagccatgacagaaacagaaaatactctTCGATTCATATGTTTAATTTTCCTAtcagtatttttattcctcACATGATGATAAAACCCAGAGATCACTAAGGTCAAAGTTTGGGCTTGAAGGCCCCTCATGAGAAGCAGCTCTGGCACCTCTCAGCcagaaaacatcaggaaaaaacaagATTTCTTCCAGTTTTGTTGACTCTACTCcatctcctttcctctgcaggctgctctcccctcccttGTGCTTTTGTGCTTCAGCACATTAGAATATTAGGTCAAACACCCTCACTAAAAAATGTGCTGTACAATATTTCCCGGTTTTTTGCTTGATATTTCCCTTCATCTGCTGGAGACATCGCTGGTAATTTTCCCCTCAGAGGTTTGCCCTTTGATCATGCCAGAGTTTCCTATAAACATTATGTCAAAACAGGGCTTCCCCAGCTCCTTATAAATGTTTGCTGTGCTCAaatgtgctgggaaaaaaaaaaaaaaaaaaaaaaaaaaaaaaaaaaaaaaaaaaaaaaaaaaaaaaaaaaaaaggggattgCTTAATAATCTTGGAATTATTAGGGATTTTTTATTACTTCCCCACTCCTTGCACACTCTGGATAATGGGAGCTTTAGGTGTCTCTGCTCTGGATAATGGGTAAAAGGTCACACAGAGGGTTAATCCTGATCTGATCTTTTACCAACACAGAAAATTGCTGGGTTGTATTgttttttcccagcagtgatGGTTTGGATCCTCgtggtgggagcagagggagggattatttgctgtttgctgtggAAACCACTTGAAATTCAATCTGTGGGGTAATCTAATTATAGTGTGAATGATGATCAGAGTAGGTGACAGGACTGTCTTCCACCAACTTAAACCTGAATGTACCTTACGTTGTCTAAATTTaggagctgcagtgacaggaacAGTGCTTTGCAAAGCAGGTTATtgagatttatatttttatatatacacacaaaagTTATatacatgaaaattaaatatacacGTAATCCAGTGGAACCTGATAGttcaaagaaatgtaaatatcGCTCGGCAAAATCAAATATAGAcctgaatttctctttttccaccCAGCAATGGTCCTGTCTAATGGCAGGATGTGCTGTCTCTGGTGGAAGatcctggctgccagctccttTAGGGCAGGATGGGAAGATGCAGGGTGGAATTAGGAACTTTCACTCGGTTTTCCCTCCACCCAGGGCCTGATGACACACCAGCCCCAAAGGAATGGTCACAGCACATCTTCATGGTGCAGGAAGTGTTCCCAAGCCTTTCCCAGTGTCAGAATTCATCCTGGGAATCTATCAGGTGCATTTTTGGGCATTGATAAACCAGCCTCACAGCTCAATTCCAGACTGTGAACCCCACTGAAAGCTTTGTTCTGCCTCACAATAATTAAACCTGTATGAAGGCATTATGCAGTGATGAGTACAGCTATTGGTACAGTTATTTTCTGAGTTTTAGTATGCTCATCCTCATCTGGTAAGAGAAATATTACAAGCTCCAGCATATAAAGTGGATGGGAGTTGTTAAGGTAATTAATCTTCCTACAGATCAAGgcaatcaatcaatcaatcaatcaattGCACCCATTGATAAgtaaatctgttaaaaaaaaagggatgcaCATAAAAATAAGCAGTGAGTTCACCATGGAGGATGAGGTgaagggacagcacagggctgggagttggCAGCCACCaggtttggggtgtcctggaGTTGGAGAGAGCCCAGGTAACGGGGGGAAAACATGGATTTGGGATGGATGGTGGAGCTTTTGGCAAATGGCAGCCCCAGGATAACACCACAAAGCACAAACAAAGCCAGCCTTGAATGGATAAAAAGGGAATATCAGGTTGAACTGGGAGAGGTGACACCTGGAATTACAGCTCTATGTTTAATTCTGGCAGAGAAAGTTCTAACAAAGTGTGGGTGAATCACAGGTTTAAAGGCGAAGAGTTATTATTTGAGAAAAAGGCACATTTGTGCAAGTCTCAAGGTGTTTGTTTaacaaacaatttaaaaaacaaggaTTATTTTAACAGATCCTAAATAATCAACCTCTATACGGAGCAAAAATCATAAAATGAATCATACAAATTGTCAAACCAAATGTGAAACCTGGAAAATGTAGAGTTAGAATAGGCAAATTCAGTCTTGAAAACCTTTTATAATGTAACATTTTTTAAGCGGAATTTAGTGTTAAAACAACCTAACAATGTTTGTTCTGGATTTTTAATCagtggaaacatttttaatcaGTGGGAACATTTCATTCCTACCTGTGTTTTGTGTTATGTACAAGATTGGGTGGACTAAATGAGCACAGTGGTCCCCTCTGGTTTctaatctattaaaaaaaataattagatcCTGTTCCAATGTTGACTTCAGCCTTTACAAATCTATATAtccttgaaaaatcaaacaaaaggTCCACCTTAGAAACAGAATTAATGCAGGATTTTAACAttgaaattaaacaaatgtttttagAGTGTGAATTGACTGGTGGTGTGCTCTCCGAGGCACAGAATTTTGTATATATAATCTTCTCAGGAGAGAGCACAAACCAAACTTCCCACCAGGCCTGGGACTAATCCTACATGACTGTTGTGGTGTGGGGTGTTTTTGCTACTGCTCTgagatgttttcatttcaaactgAGCATCTCATGGagagcctccagccctgctgagaggAGAAGGGGCTGCCTCACTTCTCCTGACTACAGCTGCAGAGGGGTTGGATTTAATCTATTTAAACACCCAAATGAAATATTCTTATCTGCTCCTGGTGCAGGCTGGGCCATATTTCACTTCCAGACGAGTGGACTGGAATTGGAGTGTGATTTGTCGTGGGCTTGCACTCACAGCACACTGGGAGGAGAGCCTCTGTGAAATCCCAGTCTCTCCATCATGTGAACACAACACAGCTGCCTGTTATACACCTGAATGTTTGCAGCAAATTACATCCTCAAGGaaattgggctttttttcctcctatttctACCGCTGGAAGTCTTTTCTagtgtttgaaatattttatttctaacacTTGGAACCATTACCTGCCTTTGGAACAATAAAAAATGtgttgtatttgtttttatggGTGGATAAACTTTGTTCCCTTAAGCTTGTCCAATACAGGGAGCAACACATCaacactttattttattaaatggtGTTTTTGTCAGAACTAAAATAGGAATTCTGGGTAACTGAGCAATTAATCTGTTTCCATAATTCCAGTCAAGCTCCAAAGCAGAGTTGAAACAGCCAAGCTTTATCCCCTGGTGAAACAACatccaaccaaccaaccaactaacTAACCGAtcaaccaacaaaccaaccaatcaaccaaccaaccaaccacgcaaccaaccaaccaaccaaccaaccaaccaaccaaccaatcaaccaaccaaccaaccaaccaactaaccaaccaaccaatcaaccaaccaaccaaccaagtgaccaacaaaccaaccaaccaaccaatcaaccaaccaatgaactaaccaaccaaccaaccaaccaactaaccaaccaaccaatcaaccaaccaaccaaccaagtgaccaacaaaccaaccaaccaaccaatcaaccaaccaatgaactaaccaaccaaccagccaaccaaccagccaaccaaccaaccctCCAGAGTAAACTTACCCAGTTTTGGCAAAAGTCGCCCAGTATCTCATCATGGAGCGGCTCAGGAGCTCCTCAGCTTTGGTGTAATTcactctcctctccaggggcAGCCCGAACACAAACTCGATCTCGTAGCCATGCAGGACCCCCATCCACTCCGGCCAGGGCAGCTTGGAGGAGCGATgctcaaagaaataaaagaacacCTGGTGCCCCAGCTGGGCGAAGCTGGTGGTGAATTCCAGAGCAGGACAGATGATGTTGTAGTCCCCAATAACGTCATCGATGGCGTCCCGGTAGTGCTCCGGCTTTCCCAAGTTTTCCCAGTCTGTGTACTGGAAGATGATAGATTCCAATGCAAGTTTGCTCACTCCTGGGAAGGCCAGGGTTAAAGCTGCCTCAAACTGGGTTTTATTGATCAAGCCATCGCTGTCCTTGTCGAGGCCAGGGACTCCGTATGCCAGGAATGAGAGCCCTTCATCTTTGTTAACACCCGCCAGGATCTGGGTCTGTTTGAAGTGACCATTCTCCATCAACACTTCTGGCATGTCCGCCAGAAAATCGCCATCCACACTCGGACAGAAAAATACTTGTAAAAGAGAACCATATGGAACAACAACATTTTCGTTTTCTAGTATTTCCTTTGGGTCCTTGTCTTGGAGGCAGAGAATGAGCTCTGACTCGTTGCTGGTGGGACACTGGAGCTGTCTGGCCAAAGCCACTGCTCTGTTCCTGGCCTCGGAAGATGGAATTGCAGCCCAGGGGGCATTTGCAGACCCACTCTGCAGGATGGCCCTGGTGAATAAAGGGTGGCTCTCAGGAGAAAGGAGGTGATAGGTGACAGAGGCCGAGCCAGCACTCTCTCCAAACAGAGTCACGCTTTTGGGATTGCCTCCAAAGGCTGCTATGTTCTCCTGGACCCACTGAAGTGCCAATCTTTGATCAAACAAACCTGCATTTCCAGGAGCTTTCTGGTTTCCTGGCAAAGACAGAAATCCCAGTGCACCAGTTCTGTAGTTCATGGAAACAACGACCACTCTTTCCACCCTGGCCAGAAACTTCCCATCGTAGACAGGCAGGGCAGTGGATCCAGACTCGAAACCACCACCATAAATCCACACCATGACAGTGGCATTCTTGGGCTTGGGAGAAGGAATCCACACGTTCAGGTACAAGCAGTCCTCACTTAGGTTGGTTTTTGGGTTCCACATCTCTGACCCAGCAAACCCTGGGTAAGTTGTGTCTATGGGCTGGTAGCAGGAGTTGGCGTGTTTGGTGGCATCCCAAACATCTGCCCATTTCTCCCGAGGTTCTGGCTTTTGGAACCGCAGCCTCCCGACAGGGGGCTGCCCGTAAGGGATTCCCAGGAAGGCTGTGACTGTCccccccagcacctgcaggcTGGTCCCTCTGACTTTGCCATTCTTGGTTGCAATGATGTTCTCTTCAGGTACCACCTTCCTGGTGAacatggagaggagaagaaaccCCATCAGGAATCTGGCAGAGAGACTTAGACCATTTGTCCAAATCATGAtgcctggagcagagggtgaaaaataaattcagaattaGTGTTGCAATGTATTAGTACTAAAACGGTCTGTTAAATAAGGGTGTAGGTCATCCCAGGTGCTGTTACACAAAGCGCAGAAGTTTTTAACTTGTTGGTTATTTGTGTTGCAAAGATTGTGTTCAGTATTTAGTATTTGGTCAGGACTTCAGAAATATTCTCTGGCCAGGAACTGTAGTACTGAGGAAGACAAACCAGGAGGGATGAAATCATACAAGCAAGCTCTGACCACCGCAGATAATTTACCCACTCACCCTATATGAATAATTCCTTCTAAGATCTTGTTTTTCTAGAGCATCTTAACCAAGATTACAACCAGCAGAGTCATATGAAGCACTACTATTTAGAATTTATGTTAAAATGCTAAAACGTCAAGGATTTTTGAATATATGAGGATACTGCCTAATAATTTGGGTATAGTCTGCTCTTTCCTTCCTGAGAATTTTCCAAGTGATAATCAGTATTACCTTAAAGCTAAGTATATAAATGTTGATTATGTATCACACTTAAGCACCCTAATAATCTCATTAACCCCAACCTTTTACAATAAAACCTCAGCACCATCCCCTTGAAACTGAAAATTCACAAAAAAGCCTGTTTGCATAAATCCATTTCTATGGTTTACGTATCTGAAAATGCTCAACAaagctctctctttttttttttttttcattttttttgcctgtttcccTGTCACACATTCTGTGCTCTGTCCTGTGCCTTTAAACAGGCCATTCTTTGTTAATGAGGAGCACTCTCATGTCCTTAAAAGGAATGAGGAtaatttctctggaaaataCAGCTGTGGCCTAATTTGAGCTCCTCTTGCTTGTTTGCCTgttcttggaaagaaaatgcagcaaaggGGAGGATGGGAAGATTTTGTGCAAAGGGGTTCCTAACTTTGAGACAGCATcaaaggagcagggaggaatcTTCAGGGACAATATTTTTAGCATTCATctaaacagacagaaaatagaTAAACTTTAGAAAACATAAACATTTATGCTCTGGTtgttctgttaaaataaaatagatgagGTGGGGAAGGCAGGCAATAGACTTCAGAGTTGGTCGTACACTCCACCAAGTCTTCAGCTTCACTGTGAGAAATCTGCAATTGTcctgtttttttgttaaatattagAAGTGTGATTTGTCATCTTGCAGggtccagcagctcctgaggagtTTGGGTCAGCACAGCTCACCCTGGCACGAGCAGGAGGCTCGGTCACACATTCACTGGCTCTTGGCACCCCTCTCTCTGTGCCAGGCATGGAATCAGGGAATATTCTGGGTTGGAAAGGCCCCTCCaggatcatccagcccagctcctgtctctgcagactccccaacaatcccaccctgggcatccctggagtgctgtccaaaccctcctggagctctggcagcctcagggtTGTGCCtattccctggggagcctgggcagtgtgAGCatcctctgggggaagaaccttttctgatatccaacctaaacctccacAGAGACCAAAACAAGAGCCTGTTTGCTGAAACATTCAAATCATAAATCCCACTGTCTTTGGGAGAACTGGGCATAACTCACCCAGTTTGCTGAATATTTCCAGCCTGCTAAACCAACAAAGActtgggattattttttaacacatcacgtttcattttaaaactttctcaAGAAGATTTAAGAGGGACCATGGAAGGAGAGGTGAGAAGAATGATTTGGTTTGCTCTGTAAATCTGCGCTTAAAAATTCATTAGTGCTGAGCATCCCAGGGCTtctctctgcccctctgcaaaaccaaacccaaaatcCTGAAAAGACaccagagctgggggaagaatAATGATAGAGAAGGGATGGAAGAGGGTTTTGAGGCACCCAGTAACTTTATGAGATGGGAGAAGTTATTTCTCTA harbors:
- the BCHE gene encoding cholinesterase, giving the protein MIWTNGLSLSARFLMGFLLLSMFTRKVVPEENIIATKNGKVRGTSLQVLGGTVTAFLGIPYGQPPVGRLRFQKPEPREKWADVWDATKHANSCYQPIDTTYPGFAGSEMWNPKTNLSEDCLYLNVWIPSPKPKNATVMVWIYGGGFESGSTALPVYDGKFLARVERVVVVSMNYRTGALGFLSLPGNQKAPGNAGLFDQRLALQWVQENIAAFGGNPKSVTLFGESAGSASVTYHLLSPESHPLFTRAILQSGSANAPWAAIPSSEARNRAVALARQLQCPTSNESELILCLQDKDPKEILENENVVVPYGSLLQVFFCPSVDGDFLADMPEVLMENGHFKQTQILAGVNKDEGLSFLAYGVPGLDKDSDGLINKTQFEAALTLAFPGVSKLALESIIFQYTDWENLGKPEHYRDAIDDVIGDYNIICPALEFTTSFAQLGHQVFFYFFEHRSSKLPWPEWMGVLHGYEIEFVFGLPLERRVNYTKAEELLSRSMMRYWATFAKTGAPNGTLTNGTRWPVFTSTDQKYLTLSTNTSEVLTKLRAQQCRFWKHFFPKVMEMTGNIDEAEREWKAGFHRWNNYMSDWKNQFNDYTSKKELCSL